In one window of Helianthus annuus cultivar XRQ/B chromosome 17, HanXRQr2.0-SUNRISE, whole genome shotgun sequence DNA:
- the LOC110925509 gene encoding cyclin-U2-2 — translation MVFSSNMAISPRKLRYDVYSYSYQQDSETPLVISVLASLIERTLARNERIGRKCVSSLKHNSSKTSVRVFDCNETPDMTIQSYLERIFKYTRAGPSVYVIAYVYIDRFCSALPEFRITGRNVHRLLITTIMVASKYVEDMNYRNSYFARVGGITTEEMNTLELEFLFLMNFRMHVNVSVFESYCCHLEREVSIGGGYYIEKTLRCAEETKSRQREYNQMSRITL, via the exons ATGGTTTTTTCTTCAAATATGGCCATTTCTCCAAGAAAACTTAGATATGATGTGTATTCATATTCATACCAACAAGACTCCGAAACCCCTCTGGTCATCTCAGTTCTTGCTTCTCTCATTGAAAGAACTTTGGCTAGAAACGAGAGAATTGGTAGAAAATGTGTGTCAAGTCTCAAGCACAATAGTTCGAAAACTAGCGTTAGGGTTTTCGATTGCAATGAAACACCCGATATGACGATCCAGTCTTATCTTGAAAGGATCTTTAAGTATACCAGAGCCGGGCCATCTGTATATGTTATCGCGTATGTTTATATTGATCGGTTTTGCTCGGCGTTGCCGGAGTTCCGGATAACTGGCCGGAATGTTCATAGGCTTTTGATTACAACTATTATGGTGGCTTCTAAGTATGTTGAAGACAT GAATTATAGAAATTCATACTTTGCAAGAGTTGGAGGCATAACAACTGAAGAAATGAACACATTAGAGCTTGAGTTTTTGTTCTTGATGAACTTTAGAATGCACGTAAATGTGAGTGTTTTTGAGAGCTATTGTTGTCATTTAGAAAGGGAAGTGAGCATCGGAGGCGGATATTATATCGAGAAAACCCTACGATGTGCTGAAGAGACTAAATCGCGGCAAAGGGAATACAATCAAATGTCCCGAATTACACTCTAA